ATCGGATGCAAGCACCGGGTCGGTCGGTGCCAAGATAGCCCCCAGCAGGATTGCGGCCCCCAGCGGCAGGCCCAGTCCATAGAAGCCCAGCGCCGTAATCAGACCCACGGTCACGATCATGGAGACAGTGGCCAGTTGCACCGGGATTCGCCAGCGCCGGTCGCGCAGCGGCAATTCGAGCTTCATGCCGGCGGTGAAAAGTGAAATCAATACGGCAATTTCAGTTACCCGCTCCAGCAGCACCTTGTTTTCCAGGGCATCGATCTGGAGCAATCCCAGGCCCAGCGGACCGATGGCGATGCCGACCCCGAGATAGAGCATGGCGGCGCTCAGTGGCAAACGGGAAAGGAAGGAGCTGGCCATCGTCATGATGATCAGCAACAAGCCAATGATCAGGATACCCAGCGTGAATGCGTTCCCCTCAATCATTGAAAAACCCTGGGATCAAGGATGGAGGCCTGGAAAATTAGTGCAATCATCCCTTCAGCTTAAGGGAATCAGCCATGGCTGAACAGCAGCATATCCTCACGGGCCAAGGTGATACCAGGAGTCAGAATTAATCGTGGTTTTTGATGAAATAGGCCTGTAGCGCAATAGAAATAAGCATTACATGCTATTAAAAAAATAGCATGTAATCCCGTTAAGCCATTGAATTTACCAGTCCACCAGACTCAGGCCCACGCTCAGCACATTGCGCCGTTTGTTGTAGTCCAGCAGGCTGTCGCCGTAGCCGTTGAACAACTGGACGTGGTAGCGTAGGCCGGTGTAGTTGGGCGAGGCTGCCGGCGCCATCATCCAGTCAATCCGGGTCGAGCCCTTGGCTTCGCGGTGCAGCGAATGCCGCAGCGTCACGCCCAGGGTGTTGGCCTTGTTGATCTGCCAGCTGGCATTGAGTTCGGCACGGCCGATGTAATTTTCAATCCCGGGGTTGTCGTCATCGGCCGGCGACTCGTGCATCCGGTCCCAGATGCGGCCCTGCAGGCGCAGGCTGGACTCCGGGCCCAACACTTTTTCCGCCGCGCCCATCAAATAGGTGCGGTTCCAGCTGCGGGACAGTGGTTCTGACTGGCCGTTGGACTGGTGCACCAGTCCAATGCCCGAGAGCCGGTAATTCCAGCCGCCGGGCAGCGCAATCTGGTGCGGGTAAATATAGACGAGTTCCGGCTCATGGTCGGTGGTGCGAAACGGCCGTGACAGGCCACCGTTGAACAGTTGCCAGTAGCTTTGCTGGCTGTAGCCAAACCAGAGCGAATCCTGGTCGTCCTCGTCGGAATCACCACTCTTGAGCAGACCCTTGGCAATCTTGGTGCGTACCGACAGCTGGATCTTGGTTTCGGCATGGCTGTAATCCGGTGGCGACCCGGCCCCAATCACCGGCGGCGGATTGACGCCGCCGGACATGACGAAAGCCAGGGAAATGGGCCGGTAGCCGCGAATGGCAAAGGTGTCGCAGTCGGTGCCGCGCTGCAGCTCCCAGAACCTGGACAGCTCTGAATACTGGGTGTTGCGGCAGCCAATGGGCTTGCCGTCAGGCGCCTCCGTGTTCAGCGAAGGCAGCAGCAGGATCTGCGTCGCGGGTTCCCCGGTGGCCGGATTGGCCGGCGCAGTGGTCATGGATGCCGGCGGTGTGTTGGCCGGCAGCTGTGATTCGGCCCATTGCTGAAAACATGTCAGCTGTGCGCTGGCATTGTCCTTGATGGCCTGGCACGCCTGCCAGCCAAGGCTGGAAGGGCGGTTGGCCGGAGGCTTGGCCGCCGGAGTGGTTTGGGCTTGCGCCAAACCGCCCGCCAGCAGTCCGGCCATGAACAAAAGGCTGTTCAGGGGCAGGAGTTTGAAAGTCATGGCTTGGGCTGTCATCGTTCGTTGGATTCAGGCCTGCAATCAGGGCAGTTTTGTCAGTGTGAATGCGATGTCAGGTGCATCGGGCGCGGCGCTGCGGCTGGTGTCTTTCCAGCGGCCCTGGTACACCTGGCCGCACGAGCCGGCTTTCATTTCACCGTTCCAGGTGCCGGTGATGCTGATGTTGTCGGACGATTCATCCAGCAGCAGCATGCCTTCGTCAAGGTCGCCGGCCAGCGCGGCCTGGGCTGAATGTCCGGCGATGGCCGCCGTGCCGGCTGCACGGCCTAATTCGCGGTTGACCGTGCCGGCCAAGCTTTCCGAGAATTCGGCATGGCGCTGGAGCAGCATCGTCGCCCGCTCGGGCAGCCCGGGCGGCGGATCGGTAAAGCGGACGGCCCAGCGGCCATGCAGCTGCCCGGCTTTCATGCTGTGCGCCGGCGGGCATGTTGATTCAGGCTTGTTTTGGGCATTTGCGCACGGTGCAAGGGTGCTGAATGCTACTGAAAAAATAGCGAGTCGGAGTATTTTGGAATTCATGGATCGGTCAAGGCCCTAGTGGCGGCGCAAGGCGGTTCTGTCGAAAAGAAGACTCTGCGGTGCCAGCGAGGCCATCAATGTCAGGCCGGCAATGGTATCTGAAAGCAGATTCTTGCAGTTTGACAAGGGCAGGAAACCCAAAAACCCTGGGTTACCGCCCTTCGTAAGCCGCTTTTGCCGCTGCCGCCGCAGCCAGCCCATCGGCGGACTTTTTGGCGAATTCGGCTCGCAGGGCCTTGAGCTTTTCGCGCGGGTCTTCCTTGATGGTCGCCTTGTCCAGCGCCATTTCGGCGATGAAGCGGCTGGGCACGCCGGCGATCAGGTCGCGGCCTTTCTTGCGCTTGCGCAGCCAGTCCACGGCCAGCGTGCGCTGGGCTCTGGTGATGCCGACATACATCAGGCGGCGTTCTTCCTGCAGGCGCAGCGCGATGCTCTCGGTGTTCATGCCGTCATCGTCGTCCAGCTTGAAAGGCAGCAGCCCTTCGTTGCAGCCGGCCAGCACCACATGCGGCCACTCCAGCCCTTTGGAGGCATGCAGCGTGGAGAGCGTGACGACGTTCTGGTCGCCCTCGCGCTCGCTGATGGTGGACAGCAGGGCAATCGTTTGCACTACTTCAAGCATGGTCTTGGTCGGTTTTTCAATCGTCGCGCCCGAGGTGTCGTCAATCTGCCCGCCGCAGCGCTGCGACATCCAGTCGCAGAAATCCATCACGTTGCTCCAGCGCGCGCTAGCCACCTTTTCGCTGTCCTCGCCGTCGTAGAGGTGCTTTTCGTAGTCGATTTCCTTGAGCCAGTCGGTCAGGAAAATGCGCGCATCTTCCGCGCCCACGGTGCGCTTGGCGCGGTATTCGAGGTCGTTCAAATAGCGGCCGAATTCCTGCAGCGAACCGACCGCCTTGGCCGGCAGCACCGAGCCCAGCGAATTGCTGAACAGCGACTCGAACAGGCTGAGCTTGTAGGTGTCGGCAAAGGTGTTCAGCGCGCCCAGCGTGGTGTGGCCAATGCCGCGCTTGGGTGTCTTGATGGAGCGGATGAAGGCCTGGTTGTTGTCGTTGTTGACCAGCAGGACCATCCAACTGCACAGGTCTTTGATCTCGGCGCGGTCGAAAAAGCTCTGCCCGCCCGAGACCTTGTAGGGGATGTTGGCCTTGCGGAAGGCTTTCTCGAACGGCTTGGCCATGTGGTTGGCCCGGTACAGCACGCAAAAGTCCTTCCATTCGCGGTACTGCCTGCCTTCTGGCAGCAGGCTGCCTTCGGCGCGCAGGCTCTGGATGCGGGCCACCACGCGTTCGGCCTCGTGCTCCTCGCTGTCGCAATCGACCACCCGCACCGGCTCGCCTTCGCCGAGTTCGCTGAACAGCGTTTTCGGGAACAGCTTGGGGTTCGGGCCGATCACGTTGTTGGCAGCGCGCAGAATCGCGCTGGTCGAGCGGTAGTTCTGCTCCAGCTTGACCACCTTGAGCGTTGGAAAGTCCTGCGGCAGTTTTTTCAGGTTGTCCAGCGTCGCGCCGCGCCAGCCGTAGATCGACTGGTCATCGTCGCCGACCGCCGTGAAGCGGCCGCGCTCGCCGACCAGCAGCTTGAGCACTTCGTACTGCGTGGCATTGGTGTCCTGGTATTCATCGACCAGTACATGGCCGAGCGACGCCTGCCATTTGCTGCGCACCGCTTCATGCTCTTTCAGGAGCTTGAGCGGCAGGCCGATCAGGTCGTCGAAATCGACGCTCTGGTAGGCGGCGAGGCGCTCTTCATAGTGGTGCATCACGCGCGCAATCAGGCGTTCCTCGTCGCCGCTGGCCTGGGCCTCGGCCTGCGCGGCGTTGAGTCCCTGGTTTTTCCAGGCGCTGATGGTCCATTGCCACTGGCGCGCCGTGGCCACATCGGTGCTGCCGCCCGCGTCCTTCAAAATGCTGGTCACATCGTCGCTGTCCAGGATGGAAAACTGCGGTTTCAGGCCCAGCGCCGCACCGTCCTGGCGCAGCATGCGCACGCCCAGCGCATGAAAGGTGCAGATCAGCACGCCCTTGGCCGACTTGCCGATCAGGCTCTTGGCGCGCTCGCGCATCTCGGCGGCGGCCTTGTTGGTGAAGGTGATGGCGGCGATCTGCTCGGGCTTCATGCCCATCTGGATCAGCCGGCCGATCTTGTGCGTGATGACCCGCGTCTTGCCCGAGCCGGCGCCGGCCAGCACCAGGCAGGGGCCGTGCAGGTAGTTGACGGCTTCCTGCTGGGCGAGGTTCAGGCCGTGGGTGATGGGCGATGCGGGAGAAGGTGAGGACATGCAGGCGGGGAATCTGAAATGGCGCCAACGGCAGCGCCGAAATAAAGACCAGAGAAAGGCCAAAAGCAGCGGCCATCATAGCCAGTCGCTGGCCCGATCCTGTTTACTGCAGCAACTCCAGCAGCGTGCGCGCCACCACCTTGGTGGCGCGGCGCAGGTCTTCGAGGACCAGGTGTTCATCGGCGCGCTTGGCGTTGCTTTCAAACACCGTGCGCGGGCCGGCGCCATAGATGGCTGCGGGCACGCCGGCCGCGCCGAACAGGCGCACGTCGGTGTACAGCGGCGTGCCTGAGGTGGGAATCGGCTCGCCGAAGATGGCTTCACCATGCTTTTGCAGCGCCTTCACCAGCTCGGCGTTGCGGTTGTCGGGTTTCCACGAATCGGCCATTAGCAGGCGCTTGATCTCGACCGTGATGCCGGGCACGGTCGCGGCGGCCTCGGCAATCACGCGGCGCACCTCGGCTTCGACCTCGGCGGGGTTTTCCTCGGGGATCATGCGGCGGTCCAGCCTGAGCGTCACCTTGCCGGGCACCACATTGGTGTTCGTGCCGCCCTCGATGCGGCCGACGTTGAGATACGGGTGCGTGATGCCCTCGACCTGTGACGTGATGGACTGGTAAATCTGGTTCTGCCGGTAGAGCGCCGTGAGGATGGCGGTGGCGCCCTGCAGCGCGTCGATGCCGGTGTCGGGAATCGCGGCATGGGCCATCTTGCCGTGCACCGTCACTTCCATCTGCAGGCAGCCGTTGTGGGCGGTGATCACCTGGTAGCTGAAGCCGGCGGCGATCAGCAGGTCGGGCCGGCTGAGCTTGTTGTCAAGCAGCCAGCCGGGGCCGAGTTCGCCGCCGAATTCCTCGTCGTAGGTGAACAGCAGTTCAATCCCGCCCAAGAGCTGCAGGCCCAGCGCTTCAAGCGCGCGGACGGCAAAGGTGTAGCTGGCGAAGTCGGACTTGCTGACGGCCGATGCCCGGCCATAGAGCTTGCCGTCCACGATCTCGCCGCCGTAGGGGTCATGCGTCCAGCCATCGCCGGGCGGCACCACGTCGCCGTGGGCATTCAGGGCAATGATCCTGCCGGGGCCGTACTGGCGGCGAACGATCAGGTTGGTGAGCGATTCGAGCCCGTAGGCTTTGACTTCGTCGGCGGGCACCGGATATTTTTCCACCTCGAAGCCGAAGTCCTCCAGCAGTTCGGCGGTGCGTTCGGCATGCGGCGCATTGTTGCCCGGCGGCGTATCGGTGGGCACCCGCACCAGCGCCTGCAGAAATTGCACTTCTTCATCGAAATGGGTGTCGATCCAGGCGTCAAGCGCGGTGTTGTGGTTCTCAAGGGTCATGAAAATTCCGTGGCAAGTTGGTCAAGCAGGTTCTGGAAAGCGCGCGCGCACAGCTCGGCGTCGTCATTGGTGATGGCTTCGAGCGGGTTGTGGCTGATGCCGGCGTTCAGGCCGCGCACGAACAGCATCGCCTGGGGCATGATTTCGTGCAGTTTCATCGCATCATGGCCGGCGCCGCTGGGCATGCGGAACACCGGCAGGCCGAGGGCTTCGACGGCGCGTTCCCAGCGCTGCTGCCAGGCCGGCGCGCTGGGCGCGGCGGCGGCGCGCATGGTTTCTTCGAGCCGGTAATGCACGCCGCGCCGCTCGCAGAGGGCTTGCAGCTCATGGACGATGTCGGCGGCGCAGGCGTCGCGCACTGCGTCGGTGGTGGCGCGAATGTCGAGGCTGAATTTGCAGCGGCCCGGCACCACGTTGATCGAGCCGCCCGGCACTTCGAGCATGCCGACGGTGGCCACGAGATTTTCTTCACTGCCACCGCGCTTCTCGACGTAGAGCGCCAGCTCCGCCGCCGCAGTGGCCGCATCGCGGCGGCTGGCCATCGGCGTCGTGCCGGCATGGCTGGCCATGCCGATGATTTCGCCGACATAGCGCACGCTGCCGTTGATGGAAGTCACGATACCCAGCGGCAGGTCCAGCGCGTTGAGCACCGGCCCCTGCTCGATATGCACCTCGACAAAGCCGAGGTAGCGGGCCGGGTCGCGCCGGAGCGCGGGGATGGCGTCGATGGACAAGCCGGCCTGCGCCATGGCTTCGCGCATGGTGATGCCGTCCGCGTCCTGCTGGTCCAGCCAGGCCGCATCGAAATGGCCGGTCAGCGCGCCCGAACCGAGGAAGGTCGCCTTGTAGCGCTGGCCTTCCTCTTCGGCGAAACCGACGACCTCCAGGCCAAACGGCAGGCACCGGCCCTGGCGCTGCAACTCGCGCACGCAGGCCATCGGGGCGAAGATGCCCAGCCGTCCGTCGTACTTGCCACCGTTGCGCACCGTGTCGTAATGCGAGCCGGTCAGCAGGCGCTGGGCCTGCGGGTCACTGCCGTGGTAGATGCCGACGACATTGCCGACGGCGTCAATCGACACCTCGTCGAAGCCGCAATCGTCCCGCATCCAGCCTGCCAGCTGCCGGGCGCAGGCCTGGTGCGCGTCGGTCAGGTAGGTGACGGTGAGTTCGCCGCGCTCGGCATAGCCGGCATCGCTGTGGCTGCCGAGCTGCTCGGCCCAGTCCCAGACCAAATTGCCCAGGTCGGGCGAGTGGCCGAATTTGTCGTTCAGTCGGATTTCCGCAATGCGGTGGATGTTGCGCAAGGCCTCGGCCAGCTCGAAGTCGGGAGGGTTGTCCAGCCGGCGCGCAAAGGTGGCGATGATCTCAGGCTTGGCCAGGCCCAGGCCGCGCGGGCCGCGCACCGCCAGGATGAATGGAAAGCCGAACTTGGCGTTGTAGTCGGCATTGAGCTGGTGAATCCGCGCGAATTCCGCTGGCGTGCAGTCGCTCAGGCCGGCCTTGCCCTGTTCGTGGGTCGATTCGGCGGTCAGGGTTTTGCTCAGCATCGCCTTGCCGGCGAGTTCAGGGTGGGCGCGGATCA
This DNA window, taken from Polaromonas hydrogenivorans, encodes the following:
- the uraD gene encoding 2-oxo-4-hydroxy-4-carboxy-5-ureidoimidazoline decarboxylase: MTITLDQLNAASQAEFTQLLDGTYEHSPWIAVQAWDQRPFTSLAQLKLALVDAVRQAPREAQLALIRAHPELAGKAMLSKTLTAESTHEQGKAGLSDCTPAEFARIHQLNADYNAKFGFPFILAVRGPRGLGLAKPEIIATFARRLDNPPDFELAEALRNIHRIAEIRLNDKFGHSPDLGNLVWDWAEQLGSHSDAGYAERGELTVTYLTDAHQACARQLAGWMRDDCGFDEVSIDAVGNVVGIYHGSDPQAQRLLTGSHYDTVRNGGKYDGRLGIFAPMACVRELQRQGRCLPFGLEVVGFAEEEGQRYKATFLGSGALTGHFDAAWLDQQDADGITMREAMAQAGLSIDAIPALRRDPARYLGFVEVHIEQGPVLNALDLPLGIVTSINGSVRYVGEIIGMASHAGTTPMASRRDAATAAAELALYVEKRGGSEENLVATVGMLEVPGGSINVVPGRCKFSLDIRATTDAVRDACAADIVHELQALCERRGVHYRLEETMRAAAAPSAPAWQQRWERAVEALGLPVFRMPSGAGHDAMKLHEIMPQAMLFVRGLNAGISHNPLEAITNDDAELCARAFQNLLDQLATEFS
- a CDS encoding M20 family metallopeptidase, with product MTLENHNTALDAWIDTHFDEEVQFLQALVRVPTDTPPGNNAPHAERTAELLEDFGFEVEKYPVPADEVKAYGLESLTNLIVRRQYGPGRIIALNAHGDVVPPGDGWTHDPYGGEIVDGKLYGRASAVSKSDFASYTFAVRALEALGLQLLGGIELLFTYDEEFGGELGPGWLLDNKLSRPDLLIAAGFSYQVITAHNGCLQMEVTVHGKMAHAAIPDTGIDALQGATAILTALYRQNQIYQSITSQVEGITHPYLNVGRIEGGTNTNVVPGKVTLRLDRRMIPEENPAEVEAEVRRVIAEAAATVPGITVEIKRLLMADSWKPDNRNAELVKALQKHGEAIFGEPIPTSGTPLYTDVRLFGAAGVPAAIYGAGPRTVFESNAKRADEHLVLEDLRRATKVVARTLLELLQ
- a CDS encoding ATP-dependent helicase, which gives rise to MSSPSPASPITHGLNLAQQEAVNYLHGPCLVLAGAGSGKTRVITHKIGRLIQMGMKPEQIAAITFTNKAAAEMRERAKSLIGKSAKGVLICTFHALGVRMLRQDGAALGLKPQFSILDSDDVTSILKDAGGSTDVATARQWQWTISAWKNQGLNAAQAEAQASGDEERLIARVMHHYEERLAAYQSVDFDDLIGLPLKLLKEHEAVRSKWQASLGHVLVDEYQDTNATQYEVLKLLVGERGRFTAVGDDDQSIYGWRGATLDNLKKLPQDFPTLKVVKLEQNYRSTSAILRAANNVIGPNPKLFPKTLFSELGEGEPVRVVDCDSEEHEAERVVARIQSLRAEGSLLPEGRQYREWKDFCVLYRANHMAKPFEKAFRKANIPYKVSGGQSFFDRAEIKDLCSWMVLLVNNDNNQAFIRSIKTPKRGIGHTTLGALNTFADTYKLSLFESLFSNSLGSVLPAKAVGSLQEFGRYLNDLEYRAKRTVGAEDARIFLTDWLKEIDYEKHLYDGEDSEKVASARWSNVMDFCDWMSQRCGGQIDDTSGATIEKPTKTMLEVVQTIALLSTISEREGDQNVVTLSTLHASKGLEWPHVVLAGCNEGLLPFKLDDDDGMNTESIALRLQEERRLMYVGITRAQRTLAVDWLRKRKKGRDLIAGVPSRFIAEMALDKATIKEDPREKLKALRAEFAKKSADGLAAAAAAKAAYEGR
- a CDS encoding phospholipase A translates to MTFKLLPLNSLLFMAGLLAGGLAQAQTTPAAKPPANRPSSLGWQACQAIKDNASAQLTCFQQWAESQLPANTPPASMTTAPANPATGEPATQILLLPSLNTEAPDGKPIGCRNTQYSELSRFWELQRGTDCDTFAIRGYRPISLAFVMSGGVNPPPVIGAGSPPDYSHAETKIQLSVRTKIAKGLLKSGDSDEDDQDSLWFGYSQQSYWQLFNGGLSRPFRTTDHEPELVYIYPHQIALPGGWNYRLSGIGLVHQSNGQSEPLSRSWNRTYLMGAAEKVLGPESSLRLQGRIWDRMHESPADDDNPGIENYIGRAELNASWQINKANTLGVTLRHSLHREAKGSTRIDWMMAPAASPNYTGLRYHVQLFNGYGDSLLDYNKRRNVLSVGLSLVDW